GCCATGTTGGGCGCAATGTTAGTGACCATTGCCACGGTAAGTTTTCAAGCTATTAAGGCAGCAAGGGCAAACCCGGTGAAAAGTTTACGAACGGAATAATTTATACGTCATCAATCAATCAAAATATTGTAATCATGATAAAGAATTATTTTAAAATCGCTTGGCGAAATTTGATAAAAAACCGCGTGTTTACCACGGCTAATATTTTGGGCTTAACCTTAGCATTTGCGATTGCACTATTATTGACCATCACCGTTTTGTTCGAGTTATCTTATGATCAGTTTCATGAGAACAAAGAGTCGGTCTATCAAGTGTACTATACTGATCAAACTCCAAAAGGGTCAGAACTTTCAACTGCTAATCCCGTTCCCTTTGCTCCGGCTCTAAAGGATGAAGTGCCCGGCATAAAGCATATAACAAGAGCTTTAAGTGAAAATGTATTGGTTTCTTTTGGGGAGAACGATTATAATTTAGATGCAGAATTTGTTGATACGGACTATTTCTCCATATTCAGTTTTCCAACCCTTATAGGGGATAGTGCCAAGCCTATGCCAGATCAAAATTCGGTTGCCATAACCGAAGAAGTTTCTAAAAAGTTATTTGGGACTACCAATGGTTTGGGTAAAATAGTTAGACTTCAAATAGGAAAAGAGGAAAAGCCTTTTACAGTTTCTGGGATTTTAAAGAACATACCAAACAATAGTAGTATAAATTTTGAAATAGCTATACCGTTCACCACTCATTGGGACTATAAAGAATATGTTGATGCTTGGGATTCTAGAAATCACCCAGTGTATGTGCAATTAGAGGAAGGGGTAACTACTTCGCAATTTGAAAAAAGTACGGTAGATTTTACGCTATTACATAATGAGGAGCAGATCAATAACATGAAACGTGATGGCGCTCAACCGGATGTCAACGATAATTATGCGCAACTTAAATTATTGCCTAGTACAGATATGCATTTCGCTAATTTCAATGCAGAAACCTTACAGGTAAAAAGAACATTTCCGTATTTGGTACTGGGTATAGCATTCTTAATTATTTTTATTGCTTGTGCCAATTTTGTGAACATGAACATTGCCTTGGGTGAAAAACGCCTGAAGGAAATAGGCATGAGAAAAACGTTAGGTGCGGTAAAAGGACAGCTATTTGGACAGTTTTGGTTAGAAAGTTTGTTGGTATTTGCTATTGCTATTGTGTTGGCATTAATTCTTGCCAATGTGTTAATAGACCCATTTAAGACCTTATTTAATACCCAGGCTACTTTTTCAAATATGATGACACCTACAATTTTAGCGGGTTGTTTCTTTGGGGTTTTATTGGTCACATTGATTACGGGTGGGTACCCGGCATTACTATTGAGCAAGCTAAATACCTTGAAGGCTTTAAAAGGTAAGTGGGAACTGGGCAAAAACGGAGTAAGAAATGCGTTGATCGTCGTACAGTTCGTAATTGCTATTGTGTTAATTACCGGCACTTTGGTTTTTCAAGGACAGTTAGAGTTTATGAGAAGCAAAAATCTTGGTTTTAATAAAGAACAGGTAGTGTCCATACCGTTGAACGGAAAAAAAGATAGTTACCGAGTGGTAGAGTTGTTGCGAAATGAACTTAGTGGAAATAGAAATATTTTAAGTGTAACCGGGTCGGACAATAACCTAGGGCGAGGAAAAGACGGCAGCATGTCCATCAGTAAATTCGGGTTTGAACATAAAGGTAGGGTAGTGCAAAGTAATGTTCTTAATGTAGACTATGATTATGCAAAAACCTTAGATCTACAATTGTTGCAAGGGCGTATGTTCAGTAAGGAATATAGTGCGGATAGCTTAAGCATGGTCATCAATGAAGCCATGGTAAAAGAGCTGAACGAAGAGGGTAATCCTCTGGCAACAAGAATATATTTTGATGAAGATTCCGTAGCCTATAATGTCATAGGGGTATTAAAGAACTATAATCATCAAGATATCAGTAGAAGTATAGAACCATTGACTTTATTTCTTGATGATAATTTTGATTTGTATTATG
The sequence above is a segment of the Maribacter dokdonensis DSW-8 genome. Coding sequences within it:
- a CDS encoding ABC transporter permease, whose translation is MIKNYFKIAWRNLIKNRVFTTANILGLTLAFAIALLLTITVLFELSYDQFHENKESVYQVYYTDQTPKGSELSTANPVPFAPALKDEVPGIKHITRALSENVLVSFGENDYNLDAEFVDTDYFSIFSFPTLIGDSAKPMPDQNSVAITEEVSKKLFGTTNGLGKIVRLQIGKEEKPFTVSGILKNIPNNSSINFEIAIPFTTHWDYKEYVDAWDSRNHPVYVQLEEGVTTSQFEKSTVDFTLLHNEEQINNMKRDGAQPDVNDNYAQLKLLPSTDMHFANFNAETLQVKRTFPYLVLGIAFLIIFIACANFVNMNIALGEKRLKEIGMRKTLGAVKGQLFGQFWLESLLVFAIAIVLALILANVLIDPFKTLFNTQATFSNMMTPTILAGCFFGVLLVTLITGGYPALLLSKLNTLKALKGKWELGKNGVRNALIVVQFVIAIVLITGTLVFQGQLEFMRSKNLGFNKEQVVSIPLNGKKDSYRVVELLRNELSGNRNILSVTGSDNNLGRGKDGSMSISKFGFEHKGRVVQSNVLNVDYDYAKTLDLQLLQGRMFSKEYSADSLSMVINEAMVKELNEEGNPLATRIYFDEDSVAYNVIGVLKNYNHQDISRSIEPLTLFLDDNFDLYYAYVKVAPADMANSFDAIKDAWQKVEPNAEFLGSFLDENIDRTFRREKTMATIITAGSVLGIVLSCIGLFAMSLLVVAQRTKEIGVRKVIGASTSSITILLTKDFLKLVGLAFLIGAPIAWFALDKWLQEYAFRVPLSIWFFIGAGMLAALIALLTVGARTMKAAAANPVKSLRTE